The nucleotide sequence GCAGCTCGCCCGCGCCCTCGACCACCGTGCGGAGCAGCTCCCCCGCCGGGACCTCGAGCGGCACCACGAGGCTGAGGTCCTGCGTGGCGACGGGCATCGAGGTGAGCGTGCGCACCTCGACCGCGCCGCCCGCCAGCTCGACGAGCCGGTCGAGGTCGACCTCGGCGAGCGCGACGCGCTCGGGCAGGTCGAGCGCGGCGGCGAGCGCGGGCAGGAGCTCGCCGGCGAAGCCCACGATGACGGGGCCGTCGGCCGTCACGGCCTCGACCGCGGCCGTGCGTCCGGGATGCAGGGCGATGTGGCTGCCCTGCTCGAAGCGGATCTCCACGCCCACCGCGTGCGCCAGCTGCCGCACAGCGTCGAGCGCGTCGACGAGGCCCGCGCGCTGCGCCGGGGTGCCCGGCTGCTTCGGGACGGCGTCCCCGAGGATCAGCACGCCGACGTGGCGCGGCTGCGGCGGGATGCCCGCATCCAGCGCCCGCAGCGTGTCCGCGTCGGGGCGCGCGGCCCCGGGCGGCATCTCGGGAGAGCCGTACGCGACGCCGGCACGGGGCAGGAACACGGTGCCGGTCTCGAAGACGGCCAGGTCGGTGGATCCGCGCGAGAGGTTGCGCCGCGCGATGTCGACGAGCCCCGGCAGCAGGGAGCGGCGGAGGTACGGGAACGCGACGTCGAGCGGGTTGGCCAGGCGCACCGCGGGCGCGTCGTCGCGGTCGGCCGCGCCGAATCGCGCGTTCTGCGCCTCGGACGCGAACGGAGACCCCATCACCTCGGTGAGCCCGCCCGCCGCGAGCGCGATCGAGGCCTGGCGGCGGAGGCGCTGCGCGGCGGTGAGGCCGCGGCCGGGGGGCGCGACGGGCAGCACGGCGGGGATCCGGTCGTAGCCGACGATGCGCGCGACCTCCTCGACGAGGTCGGCGCGGTGGCGGAGGTCGGGTCGCCAGGTCGGCGGGGTGACGGCGAGCACGCCGTCGCGCTCGTCGAGGGCGCAGCCCACGTCGACGAGCGCGTGGCGCACCTCGTCCTCGGTGTAGTCGACGCCGACGAGCGACGCGGGGTAGCCGAGCGGCAGCTCGATCGCCTCACGCGGCGCGGTCGTGTCGAGGATCGAGCCGAGGCCGTCGGCGTGGCCGCCCGCGAGCTCCTCGAGGAGCTGGACGGCGCGCGCCGCCGCGGCGGGGGCGATGCGCGGATCCACTCCCCGCTCGAAGCGCTTGGACGCCTCGCTCGGCAGCTTGTGCCGGCGAGCGGTGCGCGCGATGGACACCGGATCGAAGCCCGCCGCCTCGATCAGCACGCGGCTGGTGCCCGCGCCGATCTCGGTGGCCGCGCCGCCCATGACGCCCGCGAGCCCGACCGGGCCGGAGCCGTCGGCGATGACGAGGTCCTCGACGTGGAGCGCGCGCTCGCGCCCGTCGAGCGTGACGAGCGTCTCGCCCTCGGCGGCGCGACGGACGACGATGCCGCCCTGCAGCCGGTCGAGGTCGTACGCGTGCAGCGGCTGGCCGAGCTCCAGCATCACGTAGTTGGTGACGTCGACGGCCAGCGAGATCGACCGGACGCCCGCGAGGGTCAGCCGCGACACCATCCACGGCGGCGTGGGCCGGGAGAGGTCGATGCCGGAGACCACGCGCGTGACGAACACGTCGGCGCCGATGCGGCCGCGGATCGGGGCCGCGTCGTCGACGAGCACCTCGATCCCCTGGACGGGCGCGTCGGCCGCGAGCAGCGCGAGCGCGTCGGCGGGATCCGTGAAGGCCGCGCCCGTGGCGTGCGCGTACTCGCGGGCGATGCCGCGGATCGAGAACGCGTAGCCGCGGTCGGGCGTGACGTTCACCTCCACCGCGCGGTCGTCGAGGTGCAGGAGCGCGAGGGCGTCCGTGCCGACCTCGGGGTCGAGGCCGAGCGAGGAGAGGACGAGGATCCCGTCGTGCTCCTCCCCCAGGCCGAGCTCGCGCGACGACGCGATCATGCCGTCGGACACGTGCCCGTACGTCTTCCGCGCGCTGATGGGGAACGGGCCGGGGAGCACCGCGCCGGGCAGGCTCACCACGACCTTGTCGCCGACCACGAAGTTGTGGGCCCCGCAGACGATGCCGCGGACGTCCTCGCCGCCGTCGGCCGCCGAGGCGCCCTCGGGCGCGACGCGCACCTGGCACCAGTTGATGGTCTTGCCGTTGGTCTGCGGCTCGGGGCTCGCCTCGAGCACCTGCCCGACGACGACGGGGCCGGAGATCGAGAACGCGTGCACGTCCTCCTCCTCGAGGCCCACCTTCACGAGGGACGCGTGGACGTCCTCGGGGGTGACCCGCGCGGGGAGCTCGACGTGCTCGCCGAGCCAGCTGATCGGGATCCTCACGACTACACCACCATCCCGAACTGCGCGCCGAACCGGATGTCGCCCTCGACGATGTCGCGCATGTCGGAGAGGTCGTTGCGGAACATGAGGGTGCGCTCGGTGCCCATGCCGAACGCGAAGCCCTGGTACTCGTCGGGGTCGATGCCCGCGGAGCGCAGCACGTTCGGGTTCACCATGCCGCAGCCGCCCCACTCGATCCAGCGGGGTCCGCCCGCGGCGGCCGGGTGCCAGACGTCCATCTCGGCGCTCGGCTCGGTGAAGGGGAAGTAGTTGGGACGCAGGCGGATGCGCGCGTCCTCGCCGAACATCGAGCGCGCGAAGTGCTCGAGCGTGCCGCGGAGGTGCGCCATGGTGAGGCCGCGGTCGATGGCGATCCCCTCGATCTGGCGGAACGCGGGCGTGTGCGTCGCGTCGAGCTCGTCGCTGCGGAAGGTGCGGCCCTGCGCGATCGTGTACACGGGCAGCTCGTCGGCGAGCAGGGTGCGGATCTGCACGGGCGAGGTGTGCGTGCGGAGCACCAGGTGCGCGTCGGTCGGATCCACGTAGAAGGAGTCCTGCATGGCGCGCGCCGGGTGGTCGGGCGGGAAGTTCAGCGCGTCGAAGTTGAACCACTCGCTCTCGAGCTCGGGGCCCTCGTTCACCTGCCAGCCCATGCCGACGAAGATGTCGGCGATGCGCTCCTCGAGCATGGTGAGCGGGTGGCGGGCGCCCGCGCGCCAGCGGCTCGGCAGCGCGGTGACGTCGACGGCCTCGGCCACGAGCCGCTCGGCGGCCTCCTGCTCCTGGATCTCCGCCTCGCGCGCCTGGAACGCCTGCGTGACGCGGGCGCGCGACTGGCCGACGAGCTTGCCTGCGTCCTTGCGCTCGGCGGGCGGCAGCGAGCGGAGCGATCCGTTCAGCCGGGCGAGCGGCGAGGCCTCGCCGATGTGGGCGGAGCGCGCCTGCGCGAGCGACGCGGAGTCGGTGGTCGCGGCGAGCGCGGCCATCGCCTCGTCCACGGCGGAGGCGACGCTCTCCTCGGAGATCTGGGGTTCGGACATGAGGCCCGAGTCTACCGATCGCCGGGGCCGCGACCGGCCCCGGCGAGGACGCACGACGGGCCCGACGCTCGCACGCGACGGGCCCGCGACGGGTGACGGGGAGCGCCCCGCGGCGCGCCTACGCCCCCTGCGACGTCCCCGCCGCGACGGTCTTCGCCACGCGCGGTCCGCGCTTGCGGGCGAGACGTCGCGCGATGGTCGACACCGTGAGGTTGAGCACGAGGTACATGCCCACCATGACCACGAAGATCGGCAGCGAGTTGGCGCGGCTCGTGGCCTCGAGGATCAGCTCGCCCTGCTTGGTGAGGCCGACGAGGCTGACGATGGTGCCGAGCGCGGTGTCCTTGATGAGCACGACGAGCTGGGCGACGATGATCGGCAGCATCGTCCGGAACGCCTGCGGGAACTCCACGAGCAGCCGGTTCTGCAGCGGCCGGAGCCCGATCGCCAGTCCCGCCTCGCGCTGGCCGCGCGGCAGGCCGAGGATCCCGGAGCGCAGGGCCTCGCCGATGATCGCGCCGTTGTAGAGCGCGAGCGCCGTGACGACCGACCAGTACGGGCCGATGGGGAAGATCAGGTAGATGAACAGCATCATCAGCAGCACGGGCATGCCGCGGAAGAACTCGAGCACCACGGTCACGGCGTAGCGGATCGCGCGGTGCTCGCTCATGCGGAGGAGCGCGAGCACCATGCCCAGGAGGATCGCGAGGACCGCGGCGACCGCGGCCGACTGCAGCACCACGACGAGGCCCCGGAGGAGCAGCCCCCAGACGAGCGGGTCGTTGAGCACGAGCCAGATGTCGGGGCTGAACTGACCCGCCTGCTGGAGCTTCACGGCGGCGAAGGCGAGCACGGCCACCACGATGACGCCCGTGACGACGGAGAGGATGCGGGAGCGACGGCGGGCCTTGGGGCCGGGGACGTCGTAGAGGACCTGGCTCATCGGGAGACCGCCACTCGCTTCTCGAGGTGGTCCGCCAGCTGGCCGAGCGGGACCGTGATGATGAGGTAGAAGAACGCGACGCCCACGAACACCCAGACGACCGCGTCGCCGTTGGCGTTCGCGACGTCGCGACCCACGTTGAAGAGCTCGTAGATGAAGTACGCGCCCGCGATCGACGTGTTCTTCGTGAGCGCGATGACCACGTTGATCAGCGGCGGGATGACGGTGCGCACGGCCTGCGGCAGGATCACCGACCCGAGCGTCTGCGAGAACGTCAGGCCGATGCTGCGGGCGGCCTCGGCCTGGCCGACGGGCACGCTGTTGATGCCCGAGCGGATCGCCTCGGCGAAGAACGGCGCCGTGTAGAGCGTGAGCGCGAGCACCGCGGCGGTCATGAACGGCAGCGCGCCCGAGATCGACGTGATCACGACGCTGAAGAAGGTGAAGACGAGCAGCAGCGGCGTGTTCCGCAGCAGCTCGACGTAGACGGTGGAGGTGGCGCGGAGGCTCGCCACGGGCGAGATCCTCATCGCGGCGATCACGATCCCCAGCGGGAGGGCGAACAGCACGGTGAGGCAGAGGAGGCGCAGCGTGCCGCCGAAACCCCGCAGGAACACGTCGAGATTGTCGAGGATCACATCCACGGCGCACCTCCTATGGTCTGCACCCGGCGGGCCGGGCGATGGTCGGATCCGGGCTCGTCTCGCCCGGACAGGGGACGGGTCCCGCGCGCGCATCAGCGCACGCGGGACCCGGTGGGACTAGTAGCGGTCGATCGCCGGGGGCTCCGGCGTGTCGATGACCGTGCCGGCCGTCGCCTTGAACAGGCGCGCCCAGGTGCCGTCGTCGTAGGCCTCCTGCAGCGTGTCGTTGATGAACGTGCGGAACGCCTCGTCGTCCTTGGCGATGCCGATGCCGTAGGGCTCCTGGGTGAAGGTCTCGCCGTCGCCGACGAGCTTGAACTCGCCCTCGTTCTGGTCGATGAAGCCGGAGAGGATCACGTTGTCGGTCGTGACCGCGGACACCTGGCCGTTGCGCAGCGGGTCGAGGCACTTGCTGTAGACGTCGGTCGGCACGACGACCGCGCCGAACGTGGCCTCGATGTTCGCGGCGGGGGTGGATCCGGCGACGGAGCAGACCTGCTTTCCGCGGACGTCCTCGGGCGTGTTGATCGTGGTGTCGTCCGCGAGGACCATGAGCGCCTGGCCGGCGACGTAGTACGGTCCGGCGAAGTCCACGACCTCCTTGCGCTTGTCGTTGATCGTGTAGGTCGCGACGACCGCGTCGACCGAGCCGTTCTGGATGAAGGGCTCGCGGTTCGCGGACACCGTCTCCGTGAACTTGATGCCGTCGAAGGGGATGCCCATCTTGCTGGCGACGAGCGCGGCGATCGCGACGTCGAAGCCCGCGGGCTTGCCGTCGAGCCCGGCGAGGCCGAAGAGCGGCTGGTCGAACTTCGTGCCGACCTTCATCTCCCCCGCCGCTGCCAGGCGCGCCATCGTGGTGCCCTCGTCGAACGTCGGGTTCTCCGCGAGCGCGAGCTTGTAGGGGCCGTCGCCGTTCTCGGGGGCGTTCGTGCCGGCGTCGATGCCGCTGTTCGACGCGCTGCCGGCGGCGCCGCAGCCCGTGAGGGCGACGACGACGATCGCGGCGGCCGCGGCGATGGTCAGTTTCCTGTTCTTCATGGTTCCCGTTTCTCTGCTGGTGAGGTGGATGACGGACGCGATGGGGATCGCTCGTGGTGCGTGGTGCGGGTCGTGCCATGGTGCGGCGCCCGGACGCGCCTGCCTCGGCGGCGTCCGGATGCGGGAGGGCGGGAGGGCGCGTGCCCTCCGCGCGCGTCAGTGGGCGAGGATCTTGGAGAGGAAGTCCTTCGCGCGCGGGCTCTGCGGATCGTCGAAGAAGGCCTGCGGGGTGGTGTCCTCCTCGATGGCGCCATCGGCCATGAAGATCACGCGGTCCGCGGCCTTGCGGGCGAAGCCCATCTCGTGGGTGACGACCATCATCGTCATGCCGTCCTTGGCGAGGCCGACCATCACGTCGAGGACCTCGGTGATCATCTCGGGGTCGAGCGCCGAGGTGGGCTCGTCGAGGAGGATCAGCTTCGGGTCCATCGCCAGCGCGCGGGCGATCGCGACGCGCTGCTGCTGGCCGCCGGAGAGCTGGGCCGGCATCTTCTGCGCCTGGTTGGCGACGCCGACGCGGTCGAGGAGCTCCATCGCCCGCTTCTCCGCCTCGGCCTTGCCCTGCTTGCGCACCTTGATGGGGCCGAGGGTCACGTTCTCGAGCACGGTCTTGTGCGCGAAGAGGTTGAAGGACTGGAAGACCATGCCGACGTCGGCGCGGAGGCGCGCGAGCTCGGCGCCCTCGGACGGGAGGTCCTGGCCGTCGATCGTGATGGTGCCGTCGTCGATGGTCTCGAGCCGGTTGATCGCACGGCACAGCGTCGACTTGCCCGACCCGCTGGGGCCGATGACGACGACGACCTCGCCGCGGTTCACCGTGGTCGAGATGTCCTTGAGGACGTGCAGGTCCCCGAAGTGCTTGTTGACGTGGGATACGACGACCAGGGGCTCGCCGACCGCTGCTGCGGCGGGCGAGGCGGGGTCCGCCGTCGGGCTCTGCTCCATGCGAACACCATATCCATGCCGGTGTTTCGTCCGCGTTTCCGCGGGGCATCGTCACCCCATCGTGACGCGTCGGCCGCGTTTCCGCCGATCAGGGGCGGTGCCGGCGCGCACCCGAACGACGCGCATCCGCCGGGTGTCCGGCGCGTGACGCTTAGGCGCGCTGCGCGAACGCCGACTCGTAGAGGCAGACGGAGGCGGCCGTCGCGAGGTTCATCGACTCGGCCTGGCCGTAGATCGGCACGACGACGGCGCGGTCGGCGAGGGCGAGGTGCTCGTCCTGGATGCCGCGGGCCTCGTTGCCGAAGAGCCACGCCGTGGGGCCGGCGAGCCCGCCCGACGTGCGCTCCGCGAGGAGGTCGTCGCCCTTGACGTCCGCGGCGAGGACCTGGAGCCCCGCCGCCTTCACGCGCTCGAGCACAGCGTCGAGCTCGGGCATGATCGCGACCGGCAGGTGGAAGAGCGAGCCCGTCGTGGCGCGCACGACCTTGGGGTTGTAGAGGTCGACGGAGCGGCCCGTGAGGATCACCGCGTCGGCGCCCGCGGCATCGGCCGCCCGGATGATGGTGCCGGCGTTGCCGGGGTCGCGCACCTCCTCGAGGATCGCGATGAGGCGCGGGTCGTCGCCGAGGATCTGCTTGAGCGACGTCGGGAACTGCCGGCACACGCCCACCACGCCCTGCGGAGTGACGGTGTCGGCCATCGACGCGATCACGTCCTCGGTGACGAACTCGACCTCGACGCCGGCCTCGCGGACGGCGCGCGCGAGGTCCGGGTAGCGATCGAGGGCCGTGGGGGTCGCGAACAGCTCCTGGACGAGGTCGGGCCGGAACGCGAGCGCCTCCGAGACGGCCTGCGGCCCCTCGAGGAGGAAGAGGCCCGTGTCGGCGCGTGCATCCCGCTTCGCGAGCTTGGCGACGCCACGGACACGCGGGGAGCGGGGATTGTCGAGCATGCCTGCAACACTAACGGCGCGCCCCCGGTTGGGGACGCGCCGTCGGCGGTGGTGCGGGAGGTGCTAGGCGTTCGCCGCGACCTTGGGGGCCGAGGTGTTCGCGGGCAGGGCGGCCTTGGCCGTCTGCACGAGCGAGGCGAAGGTCGCGGGCTCGTGGACCGCGAGCTCCGCGAGGATGCGGCGGTCGACCTGGACGCCGGCGAGCGAGAGGCCCTGGATGAGGCGGTTGTACGTGAGGCCGTTCGCGCGGGCGGCGGCG is from Clavibacter sp. A6099 and encodes:
- the pheT gene encoding phenylalanine--tRNA ligase subunit beta → MRIPISWLGEHVELPARVTPEDVHASLVKVGLEEEDVHAFSISGPVVVGQVLEASPEPQTNGKTINWCQVRVAPEGASAADGGEDVRGIVCGAHNFVVGDKVVVSLPGAVLPGPFPISARKTYGHVSDGMIASSRELGLGEEHDGILVLSSLGLDPEVGTDALALLHLDDRAVEVNVTPDRGYAFSIRGIAREYAHATGAAFTDPADALALLAADAPVQGIEVLVDDAAPIRGRIGADVFVTRVVSGIDLSRPTPPWMVSRLTLAGVRSISLAVDVTNYVMLELGQPLHAYDLDRLQGGIVVRRAAEGETLVTLDGRERALHVEDLVIADGSGPVGLAGVMGGAATEIGAGTSRVLIEAAGFDPVSIARTARRHKLPSEASKRFERGVDPRIAPAAAARAVQLLEELAGGHADGLGSILDTTAPREAIELPLGYPASLVGVDYTEDEVRHALVDVGCALDERDGVLAVTPPTWRPDLRHRADLVEEVARIVGYDRIPAVLPVAPPGRGLTAAQRLRRQASIALAAGGLTEVMGSPFASEAQNARFGAADRDDAPAVRLANPLDVAFPYLRRSLLPGLVDIARRNLSRGSTDLAVFETGTVFLPRAGVAYGSPEMPPGAARPDADTLRALDAGIPPQPRHVGVLILGDAVPKQPGTPAQRAGLVDALDAVRQLAHAVGVEIRFEQGSHIALHPGRTAAVEAVTADGPVIVGFAGELLPALAAALDLPERVALAEVDLDRLVELAGGAVEVRTLTSMPVATQDLSLVVPLEVPAGELLRTVVEGAGELLESARLVDDYRGPGVEDGTRSLTFALRFRAPDRTLTAAEASEARDGSVRLAADRFGAALRE
- the pheS gene encoding phenylalanine--tRNA ligase subunit alpha yields the protein MSEPQISEESVASAVDEAMAALAATTDSASLAQARSAHIGEASPLARLNGSLRSLPPAERKDAGKLVGQSRARVTQAFQAREAEIQEQEAAERLVAEAVDVTALPSRWRAGARHPLTMLEERIADIFVGMGWQVNEGPELESEWFNFDALNFPPDHPARAMQDSFYVDPTDAHLVLRTHTSPVQIRTLLADELPVYTIAQGRTFRSDELDATHTPAFRQIEGIAIDRGLTMAHLRGTLEHFARSMFGEDARIRLRPNYFPFTEPSAEMDVWHPAAAGGPRWIEWGGCGMVNPNVLRSAGIDPDEYQGFAFGMGTERTLMFRNDLSDMRDIVEGDIRFGAQFGMVV
- a CDS encoding amino acid ABC transporter permease, with protein sequence MSQVLYDVPGPKARRRSRILSVVTGVIVVAVLAFAAVKLQQAGQFSPDIWLVLNDPLVWGLLLRGLVVVLQSAAVAAVLAILLGMVLALLRMSEHRAIRYAVTVVLEFFRGMPVLLMMLFIYLIFPIGPYWSVVTALALYNGAIIGEALRSGILGLPRGQREAGLAIGLRPLQNRLLVEFPQAFRTMLPIIVAQLVVLIKDTALGTIVSLVGLTKQGELILEATSRANSLPIFVVMVGMYLVLNLTVSTIARRLARKRGPRVAKTVAAGTSQGA
- a CDS encoding amino acid ABC transporter permease, which produces MDVILDNLDVFLRGFGGTLRLLCLTVLFALPLGIVIAAMRISPVASLRATSTVYVELLRNTPLLLVFTFFSVVITSISGALPFMTAAVLALTLYTAPFFAEAIRSGINSVPVGQAEAARSIGLTFSQTLGSVILPQAVRTVIPPLINVVIALTKNTSIAGAYFIYELFNVGRDVANANGDAVVWVFVGVAFFYLIITVPLGQLADHLEKRVAVSR
- a CDS encoding glutamate ABC transporter substrate-binding protein; this encodes MKNRKLTIAAAAAIVVVALTGCGAAGSASNSGIDAGTNAPENGDGPYKLALAENPTFDEGTTMARLAAAGEMKVGTKFDQPLFGLAGLDGKPAGFDVAIAALVASKMGIPFDGIKFTETVSANREPFIQNGSVDAVVATYTINDKRKEVVDFAGPYYVAGQALMVLADDTTINTPEDVRGKQVCSVAGSTPAANIEATFGAVVVPTDVYSKCLDPLRNGQVSAVTTDNVILSGFIDQNEGEFKLVGDGETFTQEPYGIGIAKDDEAFRTFINDTLQEAYDDGTWARLFKATAGTVIDTPEPPAIDRY
- a CDS encoding amino acid ABC transporter ATP-binding protein; translated protein: MEQSPTADPASPAAAAVGEPLVVVSHVNKHFGDLHVLKDISTTVNRGEVVVVIGPSGSGKSTLCRAINRLETIDDGTITIDGQDLPSEGAELARLRADVGMVFQSFNLFAHKTVLENVTLGPIKVRKQGKAEAEKRAMELLDRVGVANQAQKMPAQLSGGQQQRVAIARALAMDPKLILLDEPTSALDPEMITEVLDVMVGLAKDGMTMMVVTHEMGFARKAADRVIFMADGAIEEDTTPQAFFDDPQSPRAKDFLSKILAH
- a CDS encoding TrmH family RNA methyltransferase, with translation MLDNPRSPRVRGVAKLAKRDARADTGLFLLEGPQAVSEALAFRPDLVQELFATPTALDRYPDLARAVREAGVEVEFVTEDVIASMADTVTPQGVVGVCRQFPTSLKQILGDDPRLIAILEEVRDPGNAGTIIRAADAAGADAVILTGRSVDLYNPKVVRATTGSLFHLPVAIMPELDAVLERVKAAGLQVLAADVKGDDLLAERTSGGLAGPTAWLFGNEARGIQDEHLALADRAVVVPIYGQAESMNLATAASVCLYESAFAQRA
- the rplT gene encoding 50S ribosomal protein L20, with translation MARVKRAVNAHKKRRVILERAAGYRGQRSRLYRKAKEQVTHSLVYAYRDRRAKKGEFRRLWIQRINAAARANGLTYNRLIQGLSLAGVQVDRRILAELAVHEPATFASLVQTAKAALPANTSAPKVAANA